Proteins encoded by one window of Bdellovibrionota bacterium:
- a CDS encoding RDD family protein — translation MDSFDDFEFKPITEGLGFHKKTSGKNKKNSEPLPALESKFSSTLDGLNSNSLKFDTPLFSDLKAQTPKMERLDNPSLEKKIELPELTLAAAPSSPSLFSKPLPRTEKDIEKKPLTSPSPAIPKFNPRFGKPLSNPSISDSKIQDSGLLSVLEGKSLNAPTMTSASEISKAQIKPNKVDATLEIKYIETAPSPLSLFLDLTVIAGLSILFMLGLVVATGLDLVPILTNAGSDTGTQIGVVLLAYSVSQLYLILARSFFGQTLGEWSMDTQLGKSSDQEKISYAFKLIARTLILTATGFIVLPLISMILNKDLAGRAADLKLYRR, via the coding sequence ATGGATTCATTCGATGATTTTGAATTTAAGCCTATTACTGAAGGACTAGGTTTCCATAAGAAAACTTCTGGGAAAAACAAAAAAAACTCTGAACCACTTCCTGCTTTGGAATCAAAATTTTCATCCACTTTAGATGGTTTAAATTCAAATTCATTAAAATTTGATACCCCACTTTTTAGTGATCTCAAAGCTCAGACTCCGAAGATGGAAAGACTGGATAATCCTTCGCTCGAGAAAAAAATAGAATTGCCAGAGCTCACTCTGGCAGCAGCTCCTTCTTCGCCAAGTTTATTCTCTAAACCTCTGCCGAGAACAGAAAAAGATATCGAGAAAAAACCCCTCACTTCACCATCACCAGCAATTCCCAAATTCAATCCTAGATTTGGGAAACCACTTTCTAATCCTTCAATTAGTGATTCTAAAATTCAAGACTCCGGATTATTGTCTGTGCTCGAAGGAAAAAGTCTAAATGCTCCGACTATGACCAGTGCTTCAGAAATATCTAAGGCACAAATTAAACCAAATAAAGTGGATGCTACATTAGAAATTAAATACATCGAGACAGCGCCTTCGCCACTGTCGCTCTTCTTAGATTTAACGGTGATAGCAGGTCTTTCAATTCTCTTTATGCTGGGACTGGTGGTAGCAACAGGACTTGATCTGGTTCCGATTTTGACTAATGCAGGATCAGACACGGGCACTCAAATTGGCGTGGTACTTTTGGCTTACTCGGTTTCACAACTTTATCTCATTCTAGCTCGATCATTCTTTGGTCAAACTCTTGGTGAATGGTCGATGGACACGCAATTGGGTAAGTCTTCAGATCAAGAAAAAATTTCTTACGCGTTTAAGCTTATTGCTAGAACATTGATTTTAACTGCAACAGGTTTTATTGTTCTTCCATTGATCTCAATGATTCTAAATAAAGATCTAGCAGGAAGAGCTGCAGACTTAAAACTGTACCGAAGATAA
- a CDS encoding DUF6588 family protein gives MILLLLALLPLRLFAKVEIPTNLSSDDRIKVLEILGPGTSSKILTDPYPLGGFAGFEAGIQVDSIPVSDLSTLGDTVAEQDLFSYPIISVGKGVYKNVDLFVHFIPSSEGTGISEYGGIIRWGFYQMAYLPVSFAINVSAGSANINNQLITKNFGYDLVAGITAQNIYFYGGVGQLQSSGEFSGGGAEGITDTGVNEEHKITEAHYLAGVGFRYESVFLTGQMDYHVQPTYSLKLGFRY, from the coding sequence TTGATCCTCTTATTGCTAGCTCTACTTCCGCTCAGGCTTTTTGCAAAAGTTGAAATCCCTACAAATTTATCATCAGACGATCGAATCAAAGTTTTAGAAATTCTCGGCCCAGGAACAAGTAGCAAAATTCTAACGGACCCATATCCTCTTGGAGGCTTTGCGGGATTTGAGGCCGGGATTCAGGTTGATTCTATTCCTGTGAGCGATCTATCAACTCTTGGCGACACAGTTGCTGAACAAGATTTATTTTCTTATCCTATTATTTCCGTTGGCAAAGGTGTTTACAAAAATGTGGATTTGTTTGTCCACTTCATTCCTTCTTCTGAAGGCACTGGGATATCTGAGTACGGTGGAATTATTCGTTGGGGCTTTTATCAAATGGCTTATCTTCCCGTCAGCTTTGCAATCAACGTGAGCGCAGGCAGTGCAAATATCAATAACCAGTTGATCACTAAGAATTTTGGTTATGATCTCGTTGCGGGAATCACTGCACAAAATATTTATTTTTATGGTGGAGTCGGACAACTCCAGTCCAGCGGAGAATTTTCTGGTGGCGGTGCAGAGGGCATCACTGATACTGGCGTGAACGAAGAACACAAAATCACTGAGGCTCATTATTTAGCAGGCGTTGGATTCAGATACGAAAGCGTATTTCTAACAGGCCAAATGGATTACCACGTACAGCCGACTTATTCTTTGAAGCTTGGCTTTAGGTACTAG
- a CDS encoding GTP-binding protein produces MADKIGSLLKQLGRGKNKSDFKAFAKLLSEIDELGPKALKYKELLNPKHLSLRVGITGPPGAGKSTLISEMIQHFGNNDLKIGVLAVDPSSPFSNGALLGDRIRYHEALANKNVFVRSIGSRGSPGGLSASSYLMLRAFDVYEFDVVLIETVGVGQTELEIMNVADITTVVLVPESGDGIQMMKAGLMEIADIFVVNKSDRPGAESLKEELKQEMHFQDRSGEEGDSKVEIFSTIATQKKGVEELCNFLMINLRNDELKLKRFSPEKLKAEAKSLLRADFEKKISGKITKVKVPSDLNKLF; encoded by the coding sequence GTGGCTGACAAAATTGGGTCTCTCTTAAAGCAATTAGGAAGAGGGAAAAACAAATCGGATTTTAAGGCTTTTGCTAAGCTTTTAAGTGAGATAGATGAGCTAGGCCCGAAAGCACTAAAGTACAAAGAACTTTTAAACCCGAAACATCTTTCATTGCGAGTTGGAATCACGGGTCCACCAGGAGCAGGGAAGTCCACGCTCATATCGGAAATGATACAACACTTCGGCAACAATGATTTGAAAATTGGAGTTCTTGCCGTAGATCCGAGCAGCCCATTCTCGAATGGTGCCTTGCTCGGAGATCGTATTCGTTATCATGAGGCTCTCGCGAATAAAAATGTTTTTGTTAGGTCGATTGGTTCGAGAGGAAGTCCGGGCGGATTGAGTGCCTCCTCTTACCTGATGCTTAGAGCTTTTGATGTTTATGAATTTGATGTGGTGCTGATTGAGACTGTAGGTGTCGGTCAAACGGAATTAGAGATCATGAATGTTGCAGATATAACAACGGTAGTGTTGGTTCCAGAAAGTGGTGATGGAATTCAAATGATGAAGGCGGGTCTGATGGAAATCGCCGATATTTTTGTCGTAAATAAATCCGATCGCCCGGGAGCTGAAAGCCTTAAGGAAGAATTAAAGCAAGAGATGCATTTCCAAGATAGATCCGGCGAAGAGGGAGATTCAAAAGTTGAAATTTTCTCAACAATTGCTACTCAGAAAAAAGGCGTTGAAGAACTTTGTAATTTTCTAATGATCAATTTGCGAAATGACGAATTAAAATTAAAGAGATTCTCTCCAGAAAAGCTAAAGGCCGAAGCAAAATCATTACTACGAGCAGATTTCGAAAAAAAAATCTCTGGAAAAATCACTAAGGTAAAAGTACCTTCGGACCTCAATAAACTATTTTAA
- a CDS encoding HNH endonuclease signature motif containing protein, with the protein METQNNALVLHERLLKLVKLERRITSKVLDLLQAIENNRSYLEWGYSNLFEYLVKGLGYSESLAYQRKAALKICEAIPEIKQKLDEGSLSLTTLARANKVLNTKTISEKRELLLELENKPSFEVDKILAREMPLELKSPGPAKRYVNGSTIRLTLDLSEEEYKKLEKLKALKSHQTTDVKTLINLLVDQELTKYSKTNNSPSKSQNPRQIKISLKNHLLQKANYKCQYPGCNQNHFLQVDHIKSVSKNGSNQPENLQVLCQAHNKFKYRQHG; encoded by the coding sequence ATGGAAACACAAAACAATGCCTTGGTTCTTCACGAAAGGCTTTTGAAACTGGTAAAGCTTGAAAGAAGAATTACATCTAAAGTCTTAGATCTTTTACAAGCTATCGAAAATAATAGATCTTATCTAGAATGGGGTTATTCAAATTTATTTGAGTATCTTGTGAAAGGATTAGGATATTCAGAGTCTTTAGCTTACCAGAGAAAAGCAGCACTTAAAATCTGTGAAGCTATTCCTGAAATAAAACAAAAGCTAGATGAGGGTTCTTTATCCTTAACAACACTTGCTCGTGCTAATAAAGTCCTAAATACAAAAACAATCTCTGAAAAAAGAGAGTTGCTACTAGAATTAGAGAATAAACCATCTTTTGAAGTTGATAAGATTTTGGCTCGCGAAATGCCTCTAGAATTAAAAAGTCCAGGGCCTGCGAAGAGGTATGTCAATGGAAGTACCATTCGTTTAACTTTGGATCTTTCAGAGGAAGAATATAAAAAATTAGAAAAATTAAAGGCTCTAAAATCTCATCAAACTACAGATGTAAAAACTCTTATCAATTTATTAGTAGATCAAGAACTCACGAAATACAGTAAAACAAATAACAGCCCATCCAAGTCTCAAAACCCAAGACAAATTAAGATTTCACTCAAGAACCACCTACTTCAAAAAGCCAATTACAAATGTCAGTATCCCGGTTGCAATCAGAATCATTTCCTACAAGTTGATCATATCAAGTCTGTAAGTAAGAATGGTAGCAATCAACCTGAAAACCTCCAGGTATTATGCCAAGCTCATAATAAATTCAAATATCGACAGCATGGGTAA
- a CDS encoding PilZ domain-containing protein, with amino-acid sequence MEQSQSFFQKVGTRKERERAFILLTQSKVKFEGQLPGKKIIAIVAKEIIDSHMIVVTQGQVPLNQEVIVTFQVGPEKYFMKTIFVHHDFSGHYKMSLEPALFKLQRRNSFRVQIPGEYSAKVSLSQVDDKAVKQKFPLFDLSGGGFSFEIPPNSQFQLSGGQQLEGEIEIGGKFKKKFTAMTRHVIAVGSQGSGLKKIGVEFSQLSPSEQQDIVNTVMEIHRDMFSKFKIGSR; translated from the coding sequence ATGGAACAGAGTCAGTCATTTTTCCAAAAAGTGGGAACAAGAAAAGAACGCGAGCGCGCTTTCATTCTTCTCACGCAATCAAAAGTTAAATTTGAAGGCCAATTACCTGGAAAAAAAATTATTGCAATCGTTGCAAAAGAAATCATTGATTCACACATGATCGTGGTGACCCAAGGGCAAGTTCCACTGAATCAAGAAGTCATCGTTACATTCCAAGTGGGTCCAGAAAAATATTTTATGAAGACCATATTTGTACATCATGACTTTAGTGGCCACTACAAAATGAGTTTGGAACCCGCTCTTTTCAAACTTCAAAGAAGAAATTCTTTTCGCGTGCAGATTCCTGGAGAATACTCTGCAAAAGTGAGTTTATCTCAAGTGGATGATAAAGCGGTGAAACAAAAATTTCCTCTCTTTGATTTAAGTGGCGGAGGATTTTCTTTTGAAATTCCACCCAACAGCCAGTTCCAATTGTCTGGTGGCCAACAACTCGAAGGCGAAATCGAAATCGGCGGAAAATTCAAAAAGAAATTCACAGCTATGACAAGACATGTGATCGCCGTCGGATCCCAAGGCAGCGGCCTTAAAAAAATCGGCGTTGAATTCTCTCAACTCTCACCCAGCGAACAACAAGACATCGTGAACACCGTAATGGAAATTCATAGAGATATGTTCTCTAAATTCAAAATAGGCTCGAGATAA
- a CDS encoding HNH endonuclease gives MLNSSYEPLKLVNWQKALILWFQDKVEVLAHHQSFARSIRDKFPLPSVIRLKKYVRSTESTKIRFCRENIYIRDDYVCQYCTDKFPTRDLTLDHVHPVAQGGLKIWTNIVTACRECNQKKGNRTPSQASMPLLKVPDEPRWLPAIKFEVNQKNAPEDWFLYLNYES, from the coding sequence ATGCTGAATTCAAGCTACGAACCGTTAAAACTCGTCAACTGGCAAAAAGCTCTTATATTGTGGTTTCAGGATAAAGTTGAAGTTCTTGCTCACCACCAATCGTTTGCAAGAAGCATAAGAGATAAATTTCCTCTCCCAAGCGTCATACGCCTAAAAAAATATGTTAGATCCACTGAATCTACTAAAATTAGATTCTGCCGAGAAAATATATACATTAGAGATGATTATGTTTGTCAGTATTGCACTGATAAATTCCCTACCCGTGATCTCACTTTGGATCATGTTCACCCTGTTGCTCAAGGTGGATTGAAAATTTGGACCAACATTGTGACAGCCTGTAGAGAATGTAATCAGAAAAAAGGCAATCGTACGCCATCGCAAGCCAGTATGCCTCTCCTCAAAGTCCCCGACGAACCGAGGTGGCTGCCCGCCATTAAGTTTGAAGTGAATCAAAAAAATGCACCCGAGGATTGGTTCTTATATTTAAATTATGAATCCTAA
- a CDS encoding flagellin, whose translation MGLRINTNLASINAQRQLGKQQVRGQHALAALSSGSRIVNASDDAAGLAISENLKSQTRGLAVARNNAFNAGSMIQVSEGGLNEISNILTRLRELGVQSASDNVSDTERGFLDLEAQQLISEGDRIAKTTRFGNKQLLDGTESDMEFHVGPFAGEENIIKYNLSADATGSGLGYDGISVSDKGSARDTLATVDEAIVKLSSMRADFGAVQSRLNTTTSNLDIQYENLSAANSRLRDADVAFESAELASSQVLQQASIGVLAQANQQGAQALRLLA comes from the coding sequence ATGGGCTTAAGAATTAATACAAACTTAGCCTCGATCAATGCTCAAAGACAATTAGGCAAACAACAAGTTCGTGGTCAACACGCTCTTGCAGCCTTATCGTCAGGTTCTAGAATTGTAAACGCATCAGACGATGCAGCAGGTTTAGCTATCTCAGAAAACCTGAAATCGCAAACCCGTGGATTAGCTGTTGCTCGTAACAACGCTTTCAACGCTGGATCAATGATTCAGGTGTCTGAAGGTGGATTGAACGAAATCAGTAACATCTTAACTCGTTTAAGAGAATTAGGTGTGCAATCTGCTTCGGATAACGTATCAGATACAGAGCGCGGATTCTTGGATCTTGAAGCTCAACAATTAATTTCTGAAGGTGATAGAATCGCGAAGACTACGCGCTTCGGTAACAAACAATTATTAGATGGAACAGAATCAGATATGGAATTCCATGTGGGTCCATTCGCTGGTGAAGAGAACATCATTAAGTATAACCTTTCAGCTGATGCTACTGGTAGCGGATTAGGTTACGATGGTATCTCGGTATCAGATAAAGGTTCTGCTCGGGATACTCTTGCAACTGTAGATGAAGCAATTGTGAAATTGAGCTCGATGAGAGCGGACTTCGGTGCGGTTCAAAGTAGATTGAATACAACAACTTCTAACTTAGATATTCAATACGAAAACTTAAGTGCTGCGAATTCTCGTCTCAGAGATGCAGACGTTGCCTTCGAATCAGCAGAACTTGCATCTTCGCAAGTGTTGCAGCAGGCATCAATCGGAGTGTTAGCTCAGGCCAACCAACAAGGTGCTCAAGCTTTAAGACTCTTAGCTTAA
- a CDS encoding Spx/MgsR family RNA polymerase-binding regulatory protein yields the protein MKMKIYEYKACSTCVKALKYLDKKNVSYEKIPIVDQPPTITELKKMLRYLEEAGGTFKNLFNTSGLQYRELKISEKIKAGMTEDEAIKLLSKNGKLIKRPFLLTKRSGTVGFREDIWKKLI from the coding sequence ATAAAGATGAAGATATATGAATATAAGGCATGCAGTACTTGCGTAAAAGCACTTAAGTATTTGGATAAGAAAAACGTAAGCTACGAGAAGATCCCAATCGTAGATCAACCGCCTACAATCACTGAATTGAAAAAGATGTTGAGATATTTAGAAGAAGCTGGTGGTACATTTAAAAATCTATTCAACACATCCGGCTTACAATACAGAGAACTAAAAATATCAGAAAAGATCAAGGCCGGAATGACAGAAGACGAAGCTATCAAGTTGCTCTCTAAAAACGGAAAGCTTATCAAGCGCCCATTTTTACTTACAAAAAGATCTGGAACTGTGGGATTCAGAGAAGATATTTGGAAAAAATTAATTTAA